Proteins from one Corynebacterium testudinoris genomic window:
- a CDS encoding carbohydrate-binding domain-containing protein: MNTVKPVLTAAVLGLSLSLAACSTGTGGSSTTGATATSAATAASSFSTVNPPTATQALSENHDASTYDEWNADDAQDVTGSDVRITAGGVYQLTGAYDSVTIDAPDAQVVLLLNDTTIAQGITASQADDVAIDSTGTNTVNGSIDIAADLTLSGPGTLNVTASEEGADGITAKDDLVVLSGTYVVNASDDGIQGNDALVIKGGTLAVESGGDGLKSDKDDDATKGYVEIQGGSLTVTSQGDAIDASTDLIVSGGDLTLTAGGGASAGKTDTSAKGLKAGTYVIVEGGTTTIDTGDDAVHSKGAVRLSGGEITAKTGDDGVHAEVAAVLDGSNLTITESNEGIEGGLVTISAGAINVTSDDDGINGSGSTTAEAGLAATSEESTSTTQNNRQPMGSTGEQVTITGGDLTVNAGGDGLDSNGDLHISGGTTTVWGPTDDGNGSLDTDGEFTLTGGELIAVGSNGMPVNPTSTDGQGWIAATASGQAGDLITVKDSSGATIASFTAVKDFGLVQYSSAAITNGEQYTVTVNSTDTAVTAGQGVTGGGPGGMGGGMMRNGGQRPAMPGTPPATS, from the coding sequence ATGAACACCGTCAAACCCGTCCTCACCGCTGCCGTCTTAGGCCTGAGCCTCTCGCTCGCCGCCTGCTCCACCGGCACGGGAGGAAGCAGCACCACCGGCGCAACCGCCACCAGCGCGGCGACGGCCGCCAGTTCCTTCAGCACCGTCAATCCCCCGACGGCGACGCAGGCCCTGTCCGAGAACCACGACGCCTCCACCTACGACGAGTGGAACGCTGATGACGCCCAGGACGTCACGGGTAGTGATGTCCGCATCACCGCCGGTGGCGTGTACCAGCTCACCGGCGCCTATGACTCAGTGACTATTGATGCCCCCGATGCCCAGGTCGTCCTCCTTCTCAACGACACCACGATCGCTCAGGGCATCACCGCGAGCCAGGCCGATGATGTGGCCATCGACTCCACCGGGACGAACACCGTCAACGGCTCCATTGATATCGCCGCCGACCTCACGCTGTCTGGCCCCGGCACCCTCAACGTCACTGCCAGCGAGGAGGGTGCAGACGGCATTACCGCCAAGGATGACCTCGTCGTCCTCTCCGGTACCTACGTGGTCAACGCCAGCGATGATGGCATCCAGGGCAACGATGCGCTGGTGATCAAGGGTGGCACCCTCGCCGTCGAATCGGGTGGTGATGGCCTCAAGTCCGACAAGGACGACGATGCCACCAAGGGCTACGTCGAGATCCAGGGCGGCAGCCTCACGGTGACGTCTCAGGGTGACGCCATCGACGCCTCCACTGACCTCATTGTCAGCGGCGGTGACCTCACGCTGACGGCGGGTGGCGGGGCGTCGGCAGGCAAGACCGACACCTCCGCCAAGGGGTTGAAGGCGGGCACCTATGTCATCGTCGAAGGTGGCACCACCACCATCGATACCGGCGATGACGCTGTCCATTCGAAGGGTGCCGTGCGCCTGAGCGGCGGCGAGATCACAGCGAAGACTGGCGACGATGGCGTCCACGCCGAGGTCGCCGCCGTCCTCGACGGCAGCAACCTCACCATCACCGAGTCCAACGAGGGCATCGAAGGCGGGCTGGTCACCATTTCCGCCGGCGCCATCAATGTCACGTCTGACGACGATGGCATCAACGGGTCCGGCTCCACCACCGCGGAGGCGGGGCTTGCCGCCACCTCGGAGGAGTCCACGTCCACCACCCAGAACAATCGGCAGCCCATGGGTAGCACCGGGGAACAGGTGACCATCACGGGCGGTGACCTCACCGTCAATGCCGGTGGCGATGGTCTCGATTCCAACGGCGACCTCCACATCAGCGGCGGCACGACCACCGTGTGGGGCCCCACGGACGATGGAAACGGCTCGCTGGATACGGACGGCGAATTCACCCTCACGGGTGGCGAGCTCATCGCAGTCGGCTCCAACGGCATGCCCGTCAACCCCACCTCCACCGACGGACAGGGCTGGATCGCTGCCACCGCGAGCGGCCAGGCCGGAGATCTCATCACCGTCAAGGACTCCTCCGGCGCCACCATCGCCTCCTTCACCGCGGTGAAGGACTTCGGATTGGTCCAATACTCCAGCGCCGCGATCACCAATGGTGAGCAGTACACCGTCACCGTCAACAGCACAGACACGGCTGTCACCGCTGGTCAAGGCGTAACAGGTGGAGGTCCCGGCGGCATGGGCGGCGGCATGATGCGCAATGGCGGTCAGCGCCCGGCGATGCCCGGCACCCCACCGGCCACCTCGTAG